In Salinisphaera sp. LB1, one genomic interval encodes:
- the rpoA gene encoding DNA-directed RNA polymerase subunit alpha has translation MQSNDLLKPRLVEVERVSDRRAKISLEPLERGYGHTLGNAIRRILLSSIPGAAITEVSIDGVLHEYTTVDGMQEDVIDVLLNLKNVAVRMHERDEAELHLHKSGEGAVTAGDIVTDHDVEIVNPDLVIAHLTSGELRMNMKVRKGRGYHAAQSKAEPGEEDTGASEIGGLRLDASFSPIRRVSYSVDRARVEQRTDLDKLILDIETNGSVEPQDAVRTAAATLYDQLSVFVDLEAREEASRQGDSSAIDPTLLKPIEDLELTVRSTNCLKAEDIHYVGDLVQRTETELMRTPNLGKKSLTEISEVLAEHGLKLGMTVENWPPAELEKA, from the coding sequence ATGCAGTCCAACGATTTGCTGAAGCCGCGCCTGGTCGAGGTGGAGCGTGTGAGTGATCGGCGTGCCAAGATCTCGCTCGAGCCGCTCGAGCGTGGTTACGGGCATACCCTGGGCAACGCCATTCGTCGCATTCTGCTGTCGTCGATCCCGGGCGCTGCCATCACCGAGGTTAGCATCGACGGCGTGCTGCACGAGTACACCACCGTCGACGGCATGCAGGAAGACGTCATCGACGTCCTGCTGAACCTGAAGAATGTCGCCGTGCGCATGCACGAGCGTGACGAGGCCGAGTTGCACCTGCACAAGTCGGGTGAGGGCGCGGTGACCGCGGGCGATATCGTCACGGATCACGATGTCGAGATCGTCAACCCCGACCTCGTAATCGCGCATCTGACCAGCGGTGAGTTGCGCATGAACATGAAGGTGCGCAAGGGCCGCGGTTATCACGCCGCGCAAAGCAAGGCGGAACCGGGCGAAGAGGACACGGGGGCCAGTGAGATTGGCGGTCTGCGTCTCGACGCCTCGTTCTCGCCGATCCGCCGGGTCAGTTATTCGGTCGACCGTGCGCGCGTCGAGCAGCGCACCGACCTCGACAAGTTGATTCTCGATATCGAGACCAACGGCAGCGTGGAGCCGCAGGATGCCGTACGCACGGCGGCTGCCACGCTCTACGATCAGTTGTCGGTGTTCGTGGATCTGGAAGCCCGCGAGGAGGCCTCGCGCCAGGGCGATTCCAGTGCCATCGATCCGACGCTGCTCAAGCCGATCGAGGATCTGGAGTTGACGGTTCGCTCGACCAACTGCCTGAAGGCGGAAGACATCCACTATGTGGGCGATCTGGTCCAGCGTACCGAAACCGAGCTGATGCGCACGCCGAACCTGGGCAAGAAGTCGCTGACCGAAATCAGCGAAGTGCTGGCCGAGCATGGTCTGAAGCTGGGTATGACGGTCGAGAACTGGCCGCCGGCCGAACTCGAGAAAGCCTAA
- the rpsD gene encoding 30S ribosomal protein S4 — MAKYTGPKCKLSRRAGTDLLLKGRGRSLEGKCKIDTLPGAQGAARRQRLSDYALQLREKQKLRHMYGVLEKQFRNYYKKAASQKGATGVLLLQLLESRLDNVVYRMGFAATRAEARQLVNHKAVAVNDYPVNIPSYQVREGDVIAIRNKAKQQNRIIEAVQVASQIGLADWVEVDEKGLKGTYKSVPDRDQVLPDINENLVVELYSK; from the coding sequence ATGGCGAAATACACCGGTCCCAAGTGTAAGCTTTCGCGTCGCGCCGGCACCGATCTGTTGCTGAAGGGCCGCGGCCGTTCGCTTGAAGGCAAGTGCAAGATCGATACGTTGCCCGGCGCCCAGGGCGCCGCGCGTCGTCAGCGGCTGTCCGACTATGCGCTGCAGCTGCGCGAGAAGCAGAAACTGCGGCATATGTACGGCGTGCTTGAGAAACAGTTCCGCAATTACTACAAGAAGGCGGCGAGCCAGAAGGGCGCCACCGGCGTGCTGCTTCTGCAGCTGCTGGAGTCGCGTCTGGACAACGTCGTCTATCGGATGGGTTTTGCGGCGACGCGCGCCGAAGCGCGTCAACTGGTGAATCATAAGGCCGTCGCGGTCAATGATTATCCGGTCAATATCCCGTCGTACCAGGTCCGGGAAGGCGATGTGATCGCCATCCGCAACAAGGCCAAGCAGCAGAACCGGATCATCGAGGCGGTTCAGGTTGCTTCGCAAATCGGACTCGCGGACTGGGTGGAAGTCGATGAGAAGGGCCTGAAGGGGACGTACAAGTCGGTGCCGGATCGTGATCAGGTATTGCCTGACATCAACGAGAATCTGGTCGTCGAACTCTACTCCAAGTAA
- the rpsK gene encoding 30S ribosomal protein S11 has protein sequence MATASTSNSRSRKVRARRNVTDGIAFVYATFNNTIITISDRQGNVLSWCTSGTCGFKGSRKSTPFAAQVAAERAGEGASQYGVKNLEVRVKGPGPGREAAVRSLNASGFKVTSIIDVTPIPHNGCRPPKKRRV, from the coding sequence ATGGCGACAGCATCCACCTCGAACAGCCGTAGCCGCAAGGTGCGCGCGCGTCGGAACGTTACCGATGGTATCGCGTTCGTGTATGCCACGTTCAACAATACCATCATCACGATTTCCGATCGGCAGGGCAACGTCTTGTCGTGGTGCACTTCGGGCACCTGCGGATTCAAAGGCTCACGCAAGAGCACGCCGTTCGCTGCACAGGTTGCGGCCGAGCGTGCCGGCGAGGGCGCGTCACAGTACGGCGTCAAGAATCTCGAGGTTCGCGTGAAGGGCCCGGGTCCGGGGCGTGAAGCCGCGGTGCGCTCACTGAATGCGTCCGGCTTCAAGGTGACGAGCATCATCGACGTGACCCCGATTCCGCACAACGGCTGTCGTCCGCCCAAGAAGCGCCGCGTCTAG
- the rpsM gene encoding 30S ribosomal protein S13: MARIAGVNLPINKHAAIALTSLYGVGHTRAREICKEAGVATDTKIKDLTEGEVEALRAQVQQYTIEGDLRREVSMNIKRLMDLGCYRGMRHRRGLPVRGQRTKTNSRTRKGPRRPIRR; this comes from the coding sequence ATGGCGCGAATCGCTGGAGTCAATCTCCCGATCAACAAGCATGCAGCCATTGCGCTGACGTCGCTTTACGGCGTGGGTCATACCCGCGCTCGTGAGATCTGCAAGGAGGCCGGTGTAGCCACCGACACCAAGATCAAGGATCTCACGGAAGGCGAAGTCGAGGCGCTGCGTGCGCAGGTGCAGCAGTACACGATCGAAGGTGACCTTCGTCGCGAGGTGTCGATGAACATCAAGCGGCTGATGGACCTCGGCTGCTACCGCGGCATGCGTCACCGCCGCGGGCTGCCGGTGCGCGGTCAGCGCACGAAGACCAATTCGCGGACTCGCAAGGGCCCGCGTCGTCCGATTCGTCGATAA
- the rpmJ gene encoding 50S ribosomal protein L36, with product MKVRASVKKICRNCKVIRRNGAVMVICSTDPRHKQRQG from the coding sequence ATGAAAGTTAGAGCATCGGTCAAGAAAATTTGCCGCAACTGCAAAGTCATTCGCCGCAATGGCGCGGTGATGGTGATTTGCTCGACGGACCCCCGGCATAAGCAGCGCCAGGGCTGA